A window of the Gossypium hirsutum isolate 1008001.06 chromosome A05, Gossypium_hirsutum_v2.1, whole genome shotgun sequence genome harbors these coding sequences:
- the LOC107957028 gene encoding protein LAZY 1 isoform X2: MKLLGWMQHKLRPSNIEPFKDFTIGNYCTCLLAHSSLGDNQGYEYGSRDSTLSQQEMENSITEFQGKGGEDNFGDETSNVISELFQGFLTIGTLGSQQIMSEPETPTFKVSLDNITEDETEVTENDLKLINDELGRFLEAEAEEHGSNESSGRNSQVSTITLSGKAIQAAASVEECGKTILCPLQGYLFGSSVELPEPRFEVKKEKASLAELFYRTKVAEEYNNNPMEKSGKEDTQTKQTTKPVKHLIKKILKKFHASSGKEETNSFSTKKKLQKVIKLFHRKIHPENSIAERESKMNNAPYSDNDYTGGDNMRFPQGSRSKAGLGNNKKTISKLPQYGLTGCTAATENGEHWIKTDADYLVLEL, translated from the exons ATGAAG TTACTAGGGTGGATGCAGCATAAGTTACGTCCAAGTAATATTGAACCTTTCAAGGATTTCACAATCG GGAACTATTGTACCTGTCTTTTAGCTCACTCATCTCTCGGTGATAATCAAGGCTATGAATATGGATCCAGAGATTCAACCCTGTCCCAACAGGAAATGGAAAACTCCATCACAGAATTTCAAGGCAAGGGAGGAGAAGATAACTTTGGAGATGAAACATCCAATGTTATCTCGGAGCTATTCCAGGGGTTTCTCACCATTGGAACTCTGGGATCCCAACAAATTATGAGCGAGCCTGAAACGCCGACATTCAAAGTGTCTTTGGATAACATAACCGAGGATGAAACAGAGGTGACAGAAAATGATTTAAAGCTCATCAACGATGAACTGGGGAGATTCCTTGAAGCTGAAGCTGAAGAACATGGATCCAATGAATCATCAGGAAGGAACAGTCAGGTTAGCACGATCACACTCAGTGGTAAGGCAATACAAGCAGCAGCCAGTGTTGAAGAATGTGGGAAGACAATCCTATGTCCACTCCAAGGATATCTGTTTGGGTCATCAGTTGAGCTTCCAGAACCAAGATTCGAGGTGAAGAAGGAAAAGGCATCACTTGCAGAACTGTTCTACAGGACAAAAGTAGCAGAAGAGTATAATAATAATCCCATGGAAAAAAGTGGGAAAGAGGACACCCAGACCAAGCAAACCACTAAACCTGTCAAACATCTCATCAAGAAAATTCTCAAAAAGTTTCATGCTTCTTCAGGGAAAGAAGAAACTAATTCcttttcaacaaagaaaaagcTCCAAAAG GTCATAAAACTGTTCCACCGAAAAATCCACCCTGAAAACTCTATAGCTGAAAGAGAGTCTAAGATGAATAATGCTCCTTATAGTGACAATGACTATACTGGTGGAGACAACATGCGGTTTCCTCAGGGATCAAGATCTAAGGCAGGATTAGGAAACAACAAGAAGACCATCTCTAAACTGCCTCAATACGGGCTTACTGGCTGTACTGCTGCAACCGAAAATGGGGAGCACTGGATTAAAACAGATGCAGACT ATTTGGTGTTGGAGCTGTAG
- the LOC107957028 gene encoding protein LAZY 1 isoform X1, whose translation MKLLGWMQHKLRPSNIEPFKDFTIGNYCTCLLAHSSLGDNQGYEYGSRDSTLSQQEMENSITEFQGKGGEDNFGDETSNVISELFQGFLTIGTLGSQQIMSEPETPTFKVSLDNITEDETEVTENDLKLINDELGRFLEAEAEEHGSNESSGRNSQVSTITLSGKAIQAAASVEECGKTILCPLQGYLFGSSVELPEPRFEVKKEKASLAELFYRTKVAEEYNNNPMEKSGKEDTQTKQTTKPVKHLIKKILKKFHASSGKEETNSFSTKKKLQKVIKLFHRKIHPENSIAERESKMNNAPYSDNDYTGGDNMRFPQGSRSKAGLGNNKKTISKLPQYGLTGCTAATENGEHWIKTDADCKYNAHTTK comes from the exons ATGAAG TTACTAGGGTGGATGCAGCATAAGTTACGTCCAAGTAATATTGAACCTTTCAAGGATTTCACAATCG GGAACTATTGTACCTGTCTTTTAGCTCACTCATCTCTCGGTGATAATCAAGGCTATGAATATGGATCCAGAGATTCAACCCTGTCCCAACAGGAAATGGAAAACTCCATCACAGAATTTCAAGGCAAGGGAGGAGAAGATAACTTTGGAGATGAAACATCCAATGTTATCTCGGAGCTATTCCAGGGGTTTCTCACCATTGGAACTCTGGGATCCCAACAAATTATGAGCGAGCCTGAAACGCCGACATTCAAAGTGTCTTTGGATAACATAACCGAGGATGAAACAGAGGTGACAGAAAATGATTTAAAGCTCATCAACGATGAACTGGGGAGATTCCTTGAAGCTGAAGCTGAAGAACATGGATCCAATGAATCATCAGGAAGGAACAGTCAGGTTAGCACGATCACACTCAGTGGTAAGGCAATACAAGCAGCAGCCAGTGTTGAAGAATGTGGGAAGACAATCCTATGTCCACTCCAAGGATATCTGTTTGGGTCATCAGTTGAGCTTCCAGAACCAAGATTCGAGGTGAAGAAGGAAAAGGCATCACTTGCAGAACTGTTCTACAGGACAAAAGTAGCAGAAGAGTATAATAATAATCCCATGGAAAAAAGTGGGAAAGAGGACACCCAGACCAAGCAAACCACTAAACCTGTCAAACATCTCATCAAGAAAATTCTCAAAAAGTTTCATGCTTCTTCAGGGAAAGAAGAAACTAATTCcttttcaacaaagaaaaagcTCCAAAAG GTCATAAAACTGTTCCACCGAAAAATCCACCCTGAAAACTCTATAGCTGAAAGAGAGTCTAAGATGAATAATGCTCCTTATAGTGACAATGACTATACTGGTGGAGACAACATGCGGTTTCCTCAGGGATCAAGATCTAAGGCAGGATTAGGAAACAACAAGAAGACCATCTCTAAACTGCCTCAATACGGGCTTACTGGCTGTACTGCTGCAACCGAAAATGGGGAGCACTGGATTAAAACAGATGCAGACTGTAAGTACAATGCACACACCACAAAGTAA